In Aristaeella hokkaidonensis, the following are encoded in one genomic region:
- a CDS encoding phenylacetate--CoA ligase family protein, producing MSRDVNNKYWDKELETMPREELEKKQLEDLKEIVQFAYDHAPYYKRSFDAAGVKPSDIKTLKDIQKFPFIDKRTQRDTQGVGSFLGELCAVPEEDVVFISTSSGSTGVPTMSPFTKKDFDEFQETESRWFWQVGMRPSDRYVHALNFSLYVGGPDVIGAQNLGALCIWGGTLPSERLLYVLKTYQPTVIWTSPSYAWQLGEKALKSGIDPKKDLNIKKIIVAGELGGSIEATRHAIEELWGAEVYDFYGLSDIFGACAAMCEAKNGLHIAENHILVETVDIHTGEVLEPGQVGELVFTTLRKHARPLIRFRTGDIGWIDTTPCSCGRTHGRIHINGRKDDMFIVSAVNVFPSDIEAVIRDLHGITGEYLIRVFEKDFTCKYSVEIEKNSDNPASDDAVAAEVSAALKARIGVKPAQVVVHPDGGLNTRSEHKSKRIIDERNLSYDI from the coding sequence ATGAGCAGAGATGTAAATAACAAGTATTGGGATAAGGAACTGGAAACCATGCCCCGTGAGGAGCTTGAAAAGAAGCAGCTGGAGGATCTGAAGGAGATCGTGCAGTTCGCCTATGATCATGCTCCCTATTACAAAAGATCCTTTGATGCAGCAGGAGTGAAGCCCTCCGACATCAAAACCTTAAAGGACATTCAGAAGTTCCCCTTCATCGACAAACGGACCCAGCGCGATACGCAGGGCGTCGGCTCTTTCCTCGGTGAACTGTGTGCCGTGCCAGAAGAGGATGTCGTCTTTATCTCCACTTCTTCCGGTTCTACCGGTGTTCCGACCATGAGTCCCTTCACGAAAAAGGACTTCGATGAATTCCAGGAAACGGAAAGCCGCTGGTTCTGGCAGGTGGGTATGCGTCCGAGCGACCGTTATGTCCACGCGCTGAATTTCTCCCTGTATGTCGGCGGCCCGGACGTCATCGGTGCCCAGAACCTCGGCGCACTGTGCATCTGGGGCGGTACGCTGCCCAGCGAACGCCTGCTCTACGTGCTGAAAACTTATCAGCCAACCGTCATCTGGACCAGCCCTTCCTATGCCTGGCAGCTGGGTGAAAAAGCACTTAAGAGCGGCATTGATCCCAAGAAGGATCTGAACATCAAGAAGATCATTGTTGCTGGCGAACTGGGCGGTTCCATTGAGGCAACACGTCACGCCATTGAGGAACTCTGGGGCGCTGAGGTTTATGACTTCTATGGCCTTTCTGACATCTTCGGTGCCTGCGCGGCAATGTGCGAAGCCAAGAACGGCCTACACATTGCCGAGAACCACATCCTTGTGGAGACGGTTGATATCCATACCGGTGAAGTACTGGAACCCGGTCAGGTTGGCGAACTTGTTTTCACCACGCTGCGCAAGCACGCCCGTCCCCTGATTCGTTTCCGCACCGGCGATATCGGCTGGATCGATACCACTCCCTGCTCCTGCGGCAGAACCCATGGGCGGATCCATATCAATGGCCGCAAGGATGACATGTTCATCGTTTCTGCTGTGAACGTATTCCCGAGCGATATTGAAGCAGTGATCCGCGACCTGCACGGTATCACCGGTGAATACCTGATCCGTGTGTTTGAGAAAGATTTCACCTGCAAATATTCCGTGGAAATTGAAAAGAACTCCGACAACCCCGCGTCTGACGACGCTGTCGCGGCTGAAGTATCCGCCGCACTGAAGGCTCGTATCGGTGTGAAGCCTGCCCAGGTTGTTGTCCATCCGGACGGCGGCCTGAACACACGCAGCGAGCACAAATCCAAGCGTATCATTGACGAACGCAATCTGAGCTATGATATCTGA